The Nitrospira sp. nucleotide sequence CCCCTCTCTTTCATCGCGTTGTACGTCACTCACGCGGTTGACGTTCCACTCCATCAATGACCTTCATCTTCACAAAACAGGGACCGATTCAGCGGTCGAACTCGAATACATCATGTGCGTCAGTCACGACCCGCATACCGGTGATACCGGCTGATTGGATATCTCCGCTCACCAAGTGAAGACGGTCACCCACAACCGCACCGGCCAGTCCATGCCGAGGCATCGGCATCATCGGAAGATTAGTCCAGGTGTTGGTCGCCGGGTCGTACGCTTCCAGCGCACGGAATGCTGCCATCAAATGGCTGTCTTGGTGCTCGCCCCCAGCCACATAGATTTGCCCACTATAGACTGCCCAGGCACCGCCGCTTCGCTCGGTCGGCATGCGAGCTTTCACCAAGCCCCATTGGTCGGTCGCAGGGTCGTATTCCTCAACCACGTTGGTGTTGCTCGCGGTAAAGATAAAGGCACTCCCCAGCCGGCCACCGATGACATAGATTTTATTGTTCACCATGCCAATGGCAGCGTGGTTCCGTGCCGTCGGCATTGAGGACCTGGCAGACCAACGGTTGGTCTGTGGATCATATTCTTCCACGGTATCGACCGACCGATGAGGACGTGTCGGGTATAGAGCAGTTTCACTCGAACCAGGATGCAGGGCTGCCCCGCCGATCACATACATCTTCCCGTTCACCGTAGCCGCCACGGCAGAACCACGTTTTGACGGCATGGGGGTCAACGCCTTCCACGTGTCCTGCGCCGGATCGTATTCCCATGCGTGATTGATCGGCACCCACGCCTGCGGCCCGGAGTCAGGAGGGACAAAACCGCCGAACGCATACAGCTTTCCGTTCAGTTCCGTGAAGGCCACATGGTGCGCCGGCAAAGCCATCGGCTTTTTTTTAGTCCACTTGTCGGCTACCGGATCGTATTCATACACAAGTCCTTGAGGAATCCAGCCTGGCCCGAGGCCGCCGAATACATACAACTTCCCGCTGACTGAAGCCCCAACCAACTCCTCGGACGGCTCAGGAAATAGAGCCCCCTTGATCCATTTGCCCTCTGCTTGTGCTCCCGACGGTGCGATGATCATCAGAACACCAACTATGACCATAGCCATTAAGCCTTGCATACCGAGTCTCCTTTCGTGAGCGGATGCTTGAGTGAGTGACTGGCTAAAGGTTCAATTGCTCTCTGACTACATGGCAAGAGTCATTCCGCTTTCTGCGATTCAGCTGGATAGGCAACAACCAACTGAATGAAAAGAGCATTTAGATAATGCTCGTGCAGCTACGACGATGTTGGCGAAGAGGATGCCGCCACAGTGACGTGAGATCAGCAGATGACGAAGCGGGTCGTCACTCGAGAGGACGGGCAATGCCGAGTTTCTGCATCTTGGACTGAAGGGTCGTTCGCTTGAGGCCCAACCTGACCGCAGCTCCTCTCGGACCCCCGATCACCCATTTCGCTTCGCGTAGAGTGCGCACAATTTGTTCACGTTCAACCTCTTCCAGCGTGATCACCCCGGAAGCGAGATGGTTGTTCACCGGCTGGAGCTCACTGATCGGCACCTGCAAATCCGTTCCTTGTGTGAGAATGACGGACCGCTCGATCAGATTTTCCAACTCCCGGATGTTGCCCGGCCAAGGGTAATGGGACAACACCTCGAGCGTCTCGGCAGGCACGGCCTGGATATTCTTTTTCATGCGCCCCGCATAGTGCTGTGTGAAATAGCGGACGAGGGTGGGAATGTCTTCTTGCCGATCGCGTAAGGGAGGCACGGTGACCGGAAAGACATTCAGTCGATAGTAGAGGTCGCTGCGAAATTGTTTGGCCTCCGCCAGACTCTTGAGATCGCGGTTGGTCGCGGCAATCAGTCGCACGTTCACTCGGATCGTCTTCGTACTACCCAACCGCTCAAACTCCTGTTCTTGCAATACCCGTAGCAGCTTGGACTGTAGCTCTAACGGGATTTCCCCGACCTCATCAAGAAAGATCGTGCCCTTATCGGCCAACTCGAACCTTCCGACCTTCTGCGAAATCGCTCCCGTGAACGCACCTCGTTCATGCCCGAACAATTCGCTCTCTAACAACCCCATGGGAATGGCGGCACAATTCAGTTTGACGAAGGTGCGCTCGCTTCGGCCACTGAGGCGATGGATGGCCCGAGCGATGAGCTCCTTTCCGGTGCCGGTTTCGCCTTGAATCAAGACCGTCGAATCAGTCGGAGCCACAACCTCCACTTGTTTGAGGACCTGTTTGAGGGCATCGCTGTCACCGATGATATCCTCGAACCCATGTTCCAGACGGAGCTCCTCTTCCAGATAGAGCTTCTCCTTCGCCAGTTTGTCTCTGAGTTGGGCAATTTCTTGAAAGGCCAGCGCATTCTCCACAGCGACGGCGACCGGATTCGCCACCTGTTGCAGAAACTCCAGATCGGCTTCGCTATAGGCCTCTTTCTCCAAACTCACAAACCCCATGGCACCCAACCGGCGTGCTGCCGTGGTCAGCGGCACGAAGCAACAGGAGCGGGAGTGGTCTTCCCGCATACAGCGCATGACCTTGGGCCATCGCGTTTCCTCGGCGACATCCGGCACCAGTAACGGCTGTTGAGTGTGCCACACTACTCCGGCCGGGGTTTCATCAATAGGCTCCTCATGCCCGCCGACCAGATCGGCCGGTACATTCGCCTGAACGGTATGCAACCGCATGATGTTCTTGATTGGATCATGCAAGGAGAGCCCAACGAAATTGACTCGCACGACACGAGGAAGACGCTGCGCAAGCTCCCGAAAGAGCTCATCGAGATCTCGATGAACAGAAATGGCCTGCGCCACTTCCAGCAAGGCTTGATAGCGCTCTAGGAGGGTTTCGCAAGGAGAGATGGGCGATCGGTCCATAGCTTTCACAAGTATGGACCATCGCCCGATGCCAGCTCAAGGGGTTGATCAATCGACCTACCTATCGCCGTCTGTGTGTCGTCAGAGCGACTGATGTGTGCCATCGCAGTAGGGCGGCGTTTTGGTGTGCTTACACTGGCACAACGCCACTTCTTTCGTTTCGTCGACCGTAAATTCCAGCGGCTCGAACCCGGTTCCTTCGTGCGACCCATCACAGAACGGTTGGTCCCTCGATCGTCCGCACGCGCACCAGTAATACGTGCCTGCCTCCAAGGTCAGGACTGACGGTTCCTTCGCTGCAATGCGTGGTTGTCCCATGCGTGCACCTCCCTCTGAATAGTTGAGACCGGCTTGCGCGGCTGAGTATACCGCTTCACCACAGACTTCGCACCTCCTCCGCACTGCCCATTTAATCGCTTTTTCCCCTGAGCCTGGCCCTATCCTGCTGCAGGGTCGTGTCTCAAATTGATAGTCATGATCGATCCTCAGGGGCAACACAACAAACAATTTACGAGGCGGCAATATTCTCCCTCTAATTTGTGGTATTTACATTGCTCCGACTTGTACGAATCAGCCATGCGCATGGTTGATTGGCCAAGAGACGTTGCTAAAGAGGAGATTCTGTGCAGCCTGATCCCGTATTCTTTCAAGATCTTGCCATCGTATTCCTTGCAGCTGTCGCAGGTGGCGTGCTCGCTCGACTTACCGGACAGCCATTGATCCTTGGTTATGTGCTGGGCGGAATCGCCATCGGTCCGTTTACCCCGGGACCTACGATCTCGGAATCTCACACGTTTGATCTCTTCGCGGAAATCGGCGTCATTCTCTTGATGTTCTCGATCGGACTTGAGTTTTCCGTGAAGGACCTGATGCGCGTTAAATGGGTTGCTCTCGCCGGTGGACCGCTGGGGATTCTCATGGCCATGGGGTTGGCCGTCGTAACAGGGAACTTGATCGGGTGGTCTATGACCCAAAGCATCGTGATCGGAGCGGTCATTTCCATCGCGAGCACAATGGTACTTGCCCGCATGCTCTTCGATCGGGGCGAACTTCGTTCAAAGCACGGACGGGTGATGATCGGCATCGCGCTGGTCGAAGATGTCGCAGTCGTAGCCATGACCGTGCTCATGCCGGCTCTCGGAGAGTTCGACTCGGGACGATTGCTCGTGATCGGTCAAGCCTTGGCAAAAGCACTGTTGATTCTCGTGCCGGTTGGATACTTGGGCGCCAAAGTCATCCCGCCGATCATGACACACATCGCCAGGACGCAAAACCATGAACTGTTCTTGCTCGTCACCCTAGCCATCAGCCTTGGAACCGCCGCCGTCACGCAGTTGATCGGACTCTCCCTCGCGTTGGGGGCCTTCCTGGCCGGCCTCATTATCAGCGCATCCGAGTATGGGCACGAGACCTTGGCCCGGCTCCTCTCGCTCCGTGACGCGTTCGTTGCGCTCTTCTTCGTGACCATCGGCATCCTGATCGACCCTCGCGTGATCATCGACAATCTTTCTCTCCTTGCCACGATGATCGGCTTGATCGTAATCGGGATGTTCATGATTTGGACTACCGTCGTGCGGCTGTTCGGCTACTCTTGGACCACGGCATTCCTGGTGGGGGTCGGCCTCACTCAAATCGGTGAATTTTCGTTTGTCCTTGTGCAGGTCGCCAAAGCGGAAGGCCACGTCGACAGCGCAGTATACAACGCGACGCTTGCCGCCTCTGTCATTACCATTCTCATGAATGCGGCTCTTGTGAGGTATGTGCCTGGTTGGTTCGTCCGGCGGCGACTCGACCATGACAAGCACGACATGGTACCAGGACATCCGGAAGGCGAACCGCTCCAGCAGCATGTCGTGGTGTGTGGATTTGGACGAGTAGGGAGCTCGCTCGGAAGAGCGTTGGAAGTTTTCAATCTGCCTTATGTCGTCATCGACCGAAATCCGGACACGATTCGCCGACTACAAGGTCGGGGCGTTCCTTGCCTCTATGGCGACGCCTCGCACCGCGAATTGCTGGTGAAGGCCGGAACGGCAGACGCCTCTCTGATTATTGTGGCTTTGCCTGAAATTGAATCCGCTGCCCTCGCAGTCGGTCGCATGCGCAGTCTCAATCCCAACGTTCCGATTTTGGCCCGTGCACATGGATCGGCAGAGGCGGAACGACTCAGTGCCCTTGGAGTAACAGAGGTCATCCAACCGGACGTCGAAACGTCGGCGACACTTATCCGACATGCCTTGGCCTGGTTCGGGGTGCCGAAGGATCGCGTTCTGGACTATGTGGAGCAATACAGACAGTCCATGGAAACAAAGCGGCAGACGAAGTAACCGAGCAGAATGCCCATGACCCAACACAGCGCACCCACACAATACGGTACTGCGTCTTGTAGACCCCGTGGGCCGCTCGGTGCAGTTTCACGCATGCCGGTCTACCGGAAGCCGCAGGACCCTGCTCACCCCCCGCCGTGACAGACGGCCTATTCATGTTTTCACTCCCGTACCGCTACGGCCCATATCGGAGTTGGAGGTCTATGCCAGTCGTGCCCTCTTGCAGAGAGATGCGACTCACAACAACCACATCCTCTTCAACTAGGACCGCGGAGTTTTCGGACGAAGTCAATGTATGAGAACAAGAGCCCTTGAAGCCGAGAGAACTGGTTAGGATCTCCCAGATTACCGTTATCATCAAAGGCCTGATGCGCGCGAGGCACACCCATCATCTCGGGATACACATGGGCTCCGATGACCTCAAACGGCACACGTGTATGCCACAGGCTGCGCACGGCGCCGAGCCCACCGGGCGACGCTCCGATCAATAAAATGGGTTTTCCTTCAAGCGGGGTCGGCTCGGCTCGAGACGCCCAATCGATCGCGTTTTTCAACGTGCCTGGAATGCTTCCATTATACTCGGGGGTGGAGACGACCACACCATCGGCACTCTGAGTACGTCTGATCAATTCAAGACCGCCGGCCGGAATGCCCTCTCGCGATTCAAGATCACCATCATACATCGGCATCTCAAATTCACGAAAATCGGCAAGGTCGACGTCCACATCCGGCACGCTGCGCAAAATATTCGCCGCCTGCCCGATCAACTTTCGGTTGAATGACGCGACGCGCAGAGAGGCCGCAAAGGCCAGTATCTTCATTGTCGGATCCTTTCGATTTCGTTCTACCGTTCAACACACAGTTCCGATGTAGGGATCGATTCCTACGCCGCCAGGCCCCCTTACCTGATCTGAACCCTCCGGCCATCATCCGTCGTCACGCTTCATCGCCCGATTCTGTCTGTGCTTTTTCCCAGAGACGAAATCCTCCGGTGAAGGCATGCTTGTTGTTGCCGAGATGCACGTCTTTCGGCAGTCGCTTGAGTCGTTTAGCATTGCCGCCGCCCAGCACGACGTACTCGACCTGCAGCGCGCGACGAAGGGCTTGCGTCACCTGCCCTACTTGTCGCCGCCATTTTTTCTTGCCGCAGCGCTTCAGCCCGCGCAATCCTACATAGTGTTCATAGGTGCGGCCTTTGCTGTAGGGGAGGTGCGCCAACTCCATCGGAGCGAGTACCCCATCGATCACCAAGGCTGATCCCAAACCAGTGCCGAGACCGAGGAACAACATACGCCCGCCTTGGTAGCTGCCGAGCGCCTGCATCGCCGCATCATTGATGACCCTGACTGGTTTGCCGAACGCTTTCTGAAAATCGATCTCGACCCATCCTTTGCCGAGATGTTCTGGCTCGGCCGCCGGGCGACCGTTCCAAACAGGGCCAGGATATCCAATCGACACCGCATCGTAGGCCCAATCGACCGTGGCACGTTTCACGGCATCGACCATGTCTTTTGCCATCATCGTTGGGCCGGAAGGGATTTTGCGAGGCGTCGAACGTCCAGTTGCCAGCACTTTCACATTGGTTCCGCCCACGTCGATCACAAGGACCTTGCGGTGGTTAGGCGAAGACCCGCTGTCTTGTCTCATTCAATGAGCCTCCATTCTCGACGGTCAAAAAAGGGCGGAGATAGCTGGCTCCGCGGTCGACCGGTCGTTTCCATCGTTGTTATAAAACCTGTCGCGTTGCCACCTGCAGCTCTCCCTTCAAATCAAGCACGTCGTATCGCGTGACCGCACCTTCGCGCCAGAACCGAAGATCAAGCGTAGCCTTGCCGACGCGCAGCTGACGGACCGTGAGGTCCGGCAACCAGGGCGGCAGCAGAGGATTGATATACAGCATTTTCTTCGTTGCCTCGGCGTCCAACCCTAAAATGGCGCGCAGGAAATGAAACACGCTCCCTGCCGCCCAGGCC carries:
- a CDS encoding sigma 54-interacting transcriptional regulator; the encoded protein is MDRSPISPCETLLERYQALLEVAQAISVHRDLDELFRELAQRLPRVVRVNFVGLSLHDPIKNIMRLHTVQANVPADLVGGHEEPIDETPAGVVWHTQQPLLVPDVAEETRWPKVMRCMREDHSRSCCFVPLTTAARRLGAMGFVSLEKEAYSEADLEFLQQVANPVAVAVENALAFQEIAQLRDKLAKEKLYLEEELRLEHGFEDIIGDSDALKQVLKQVEVVAPTDSTVLIQGETGTGKELIARAIHRLSGRSERTFVKLNCAAIPMGLLESELFGHERGAFTGAISQKVGRFELADKGTIFLDEVGEIPLELQSKLLRVLQEQEFERLGSTKTIRVNVRLIAATNRDLKSLAEAKQFRSDLYYRLNVFPVTVPPLRDRQEDIPTLVRYFTQHYAGRMKKNIQAVPAETLEVLSHYPWPGNIRELENLIERSVILTQGTDLQVPISELQPVNNHLASGVITLEEVEREQIVRTLREAKWVIGGPRGAAVRLGLKRTTLQSKMQKLGIARPLE
- a CDS encoding CDGSH iron-sulfur domain-containing protein, yielding MGQPRIAAKEPSVLTLEAGTYYWCACGRSRDQPFCDGSHEGTGFEPLEFTVDETKEVALCQCKHTKTPPYCDGTHQSL
- a CDS encoding cation:proton antiporter; protein product: MQPDPVFFQDLAIVFLAAVAGGVLARLTGQPLILGYVLGGIAIGPFTPGPTISESHTFDLFAEIGVILLMFSIGLEFSVKDLMRVKWVALAGGPLGILMAMGLAVVTGNLIGWSMTQSIVIGAVISIASTMVLARMLFDRGELRSKHGRVMIGIALVEDVAVVAMTVLMPALGEFDSGRLLVIGQALAKALLILVPVGYLGAKVIPPIMTHIARTQNHELFLLVTLAISLGTAAVTQLIGLSLALGAFLAGLIISASEYGHETLARLLSLRDAFVALFFVTIGILIDPRVIIDNLSLLATMIGLIVIGMFMIWTTVVRLFGYSWTTAFLVGVGLTQIGEFSFVLVQVAKAEGHVDSAVYNATLAASVITILMNAALVRYVPGWFVRRRLDHDKHDMVPGHPEGEPLQQHVVVCGFGRVGSSLGRALEVFNLPYVVIDRNPDTIRRLQGRGVPCLYGDASHRELLVKAGTADASLIIVALPEIESAALAVGRMRSLNPNVPILARAHGSAEAERLSALGVTEVIQPDVETSATLIRHALAWFGVPKDRVLDYVEQYRQSMETKRQTK
- a CDS encoding NAD(P)H-dependent oxidoreductase is translated as MKILAFAASLRVASFNRKLIGQAANILRSVPDVDVDLADFREFEMPMYDGDLESREGIPAGGLELIRRTQSADGVVVSTPEYNGSIPGTLKNAIDWASRAEPTPLEGKPILLIGASPGGLGAVRSLWHTRVPFEVIGAHVYPEMMGVPRAHQAFDDNGNLGDPNQFSRLQGLLFSYIDFVRKLRGPS
- a CDS encoding ROK family protein — its product is MRQDSGSSPNHRKVLVIDVGGTNVKVLATGRSTPRKIPSGPTMMAKDMVDAVKRATVDWAYDAVSIGYPGPVWNGRPAAEPEHLGKGWVEIDFQKAFGKPVRVINDAAMQALGSYQGGRMLFLGLGTGLGSALVIDGVLAPMELAHLPYSKGRTYEHYVGLRGLKRCGKKKWRRQVGQVTQALRRALQVEYVVLGGGNAKRLKRLPKDVHLGNNKHAFTGGFRLWEKAQTESGDEA